In Cryptomeria japonica chromosome 10, Sugi_1.0, whole genome shotgun sequence, a genomic segment contains:
- the LOC131027569 gene encoding uncharacterized protein LOC131027569 — protein sequence MNQTTSKSNVKAGKQPLPKLHKNTDLHSMRRKKRAKKVAETFKAYIFKVLKQVHPDTGISSKAMGIMNSFVNDIFEKLASEACRLATYNNKPTVTSREIQTAARLIFPGELAKHAVSEGTKAVTKFTCT from the coding sequence ATGAATCAAACTACTTCCAAATCAAATGTGAAGGCTGGAAAGCAGCCATTACCCAAGTTACATAAGAACACAGACTTGCATTCCATGCGCAGAAAGAAGAGGGCGAAGAAAGTTGCAGAGACATTCAAGGCTTACATATTCAAGGTTTTAAAGCAGGTCCATCCTGATACAGGGATTTCTTCAAAGGCAATGGGTATCATGAATTCttttgtgaatgatatctttgagaAGCTTGCTTCAGAGGCATGCAGGCTTGCAACTTATAACAACAAACCTACTGTTACTTCAAGAGAGATTCAGACTGCTGCAAGGTTGATCTTCCCAGGGGAGCTTGCAAAGCATGCAGTGTCTGAGGGCACAAAGGCTGTTACAAAGTTTACATGCACTTAA